The Thermus brockianus genome window below encodes:
- a CDS encoding quinone-dependent dihydroorotate dehydrogenase produces the protein MHRLLFALDPESAHELALKALAFWSERGPLLEVPARLLRVEDPRLKVEALGLTFPNPLGLAAGMDKDARALGAWWALGFGFAEVGTLTPRPQEGNPKPRLFRLPEDGALINRMGFNNRGAAEAARRLAAFRSRGLPFPVGVNLGKNRETPLERAAEDYLEALRLLEPYGDYFVLNVSSPNTPGLRTLQEGPFLDELLSRLRPATAKPLLLKVAPDLSLGALDQVAALALKHRLEGLVAVNTTLSREGLTSPWAREAGGLSGRPLRGRALEVLRHLAQVPGLTLVSVGGVETPEDAWERLKAGASLLQVYTGFVYGGPLFPRRLLLGLLSRMEAEGVRALRELQAVRA, from the coding sequence ATGCACCGCCTCCTCTTCGCCCTGGACCCGGAAAGTGCCCACGAGCTCGCCCTGAAAGCCCTGGCCTTTTGGTCGGAAAGGGGGCCCCTTTTGGAGGTGCCGGCGCGGCTTCTTCGGGTGGAGGACCCGAGGCTTAAGGTGGAGGCCCTGGGCCTCACCTTCCCGAATCCCTTGGGCCTGGCGGCGGGTATGGACAAGGATGCCCGGGCCCTTGGGGCCTGGTGGGCCCTGGGTTTTGGCTTCGCCGAGGTGGGGACCCTCACCCCAAGGCCCCAGGAGGGAAACCCCAAGCCCAGGCTTTTCCGGCTTCCCGAGGACGGCGCCCTCATCAACCGCATGGGCTTCAACAACCGAGGGGCGGCGGAGGCGGCCAGGCGGCTTGCGGCCTTCCGCTCCCGGGGGCTTCCCTTCCCCGTGGGGGTGAACCTGGGGAAGAACCGGGAAACCCCCCTGGAAAGGGCGGCGGAGGATTACCTAGAGGCCCTGCGCCTCTTGGAGCCCTATGGGGACTACTTTGTCCTCAACGTAAGCTCCCCCAACACCCCGGGCTTGCGCACCCTGCAGGAAGGCCCCTTCTTGGACGAGCTCCTTTCCCGCCTCCGCCCCGCCACGGCCAAGCCCCTCCTCCTCAAGGTGGCCCCGGACCTTTCCCTTGGCGCCTTGGACCAGGTGGCGGCCTTGGCGCTAAAGCACCGCCTGGAGGGCTTGGTGGCGGTGAACACCACCCTAAGCCGGGAGGGGCTTACGAGCCCCTGGGCCCGGGAAGCGGGGGGGCTTTCGGGGAGGCCCCTTAGGGGGCGGGCTTTGGAGGTGCTTCGGCACCTCGCCCAGGTCCCGGGCCTCACCCTCGTGAGCGTGGGGGGGGTGGAAACCCCCGAGGACGCCTGGGAAAGGCTCAAGGCGGGGGCAAGCCTCCTTCAGGTCTACACGGGCTTTGTCTACGGGGGCCCCCTTTTCCCCAGACGGCTCCTCTTGGGGCTCCTTTCCCGCATGGAGGCAGAAGGCGTTAGGGCTTTGAGGGAGCTTCAGGCGGTGCGGGCATAG
- a CDS encoding dihydroorotase — protein sequence MILIRNVRLVDAQGERGPLDVLIGEGRILSLEGGEAKRIIDGTGLFLAPGFLDLHAHLREPGEEVKEELATGLLAAVRGGYTDVVSMPNTKPPVDTPEAVRALKEKAEALGLARLHPAAALTLGQEGKHLAPAGLLREAGAALLTDDGRTNEDAGVLALGLLQAAPLGLPVAVHAEDATLRRGGVMNDGKLADLLGLPGNPPEAEAARIARDLEVLRYALRRSGARPHLHVQHLSTQRGVELLREAKRAGLPVTAEATPHHLTLTEEALAGFDPLFKVAPPLRTKEDQEALLEGLLDGTLDAIATDHAPHTRAEKEMDLLRAPFGIPSLEVAFPLLYTELHLKRGFPLPRLVELFTDGPRRVLGLEPLHLEVGAEASLVLLSPQERPVDPKAFASKARFSPWAGWVLGGWPVLTLVAGRVVHEALE from the coding sequence ATGATCCTCATCAGGAACGTGCGGCTCGTGGACGCCCAGGGGGAAAGAGGTCCCCTGGACGTCCTCATCGGGGAAGGGCGCATCCTCTCCCTGGAGGGCGGGGAAGCCAAGCGGATCATTGACGGGACGGGGCTCTTCCTCGCCCCAGGGTTTTTGGACCTTCACGCCCACCTAAGGGAGCCGGGGGAGGAGGTGAAGGAGGAACTCGCCACGGGGCTCTTGGCAGCGGTGCGGGGCGGGTACACGGACGTGGTTTCCATGCCCAACACCAAGCCGCCCGTGGACACCCCGGAGGCGGTGCGGGCCCTTAAGGAGAAGGCGGAGGCCCTGGGCCTCGCCCGGCTCCACCCCGCCGCCGCCCTCACCCTGGGCCAGGAAGGGAAGCATCTCGCCCCGGCGGGCCTTCTCCGGGAAGCGGGGGCCGCCCTCCTCACGGACGATGGCCGCACCAACGAGGATGCGGGCGTCCTGGCCCTGGGTCTCCTCCAGGCCGCTCCCTTAGGCCTTCCCGTGGCGGTGCACGCGGAGGACGCTACCTTGCGCCGGGGCGGGGTGATGAACGACGGAAAGCTTGCAGACCTTTTGGGCCTACCCGGAAACCCCCCGGAGGCGGAGGCGGCCCGGATCGCCCGGGACCTCGAGGTCCTCCGCTACGCCCTAAGGCGTAGCGGGGCCAGGCCCCACCTCCACGTGCAACACCTTTCCACCCAACGGGGAGTAGAGCTCCTCCGGGAGGCCAAGCGGGCCGGCCTCCCCGTGACCGCCGAGGCCACCCCCCACCACCTCACCCTCACGGAGGAGGCCCTTGCCGGTTTTGACCCCCTTTTCAAGGTGGCCCCGCCCCTCCGGACGAAGGAGGACCAGGAGGCCCTCCTGGAGGGGCTTCTGGACGGCACCCTGGACGCCATCGCCACGGACCACGCCCCCCACACCCGGGCGGAGAAGGAGATGGACCTCCTGAGGGCCCCCTTTGGCATCCCGAGCCTCGAGGTGGCCTTCCCCCTCCTCTACACCGAGCTCCACCTGAAAAGGGGCTTCCCCCTCCCCCGGCTGGTGGAGCTCTTCACGGACGGGCCGCGGAGGGTTTTGGGCCTTGAGCCCCTCCACCTGGAGGTGGGGGCGGAGGCAAGCCTGGTGCTCCTCTCCCCCCAAGAGCGGCCCGTGGACCCCAAGGCCTTTGCCTCCAAGGCCCGCTTCTCCCCTTGGGCGGGGTGGGTCCTCGGGGGGTGGCCTGTCCTCACCCTGGTGGCGGGGCGGGTGGTCCACGAGGCGCTGGAGTAA
- a CDS encoding FAD-dependent oxidoreductase, which produces MMREAEVVVLGAGVAGLTLARLLWEGGRSVLVVAEALGEASRPPVALVNPLRGRRFTLAEEGERALEAALAFYGRFVSLHLEVYRPVPERERDQVAKRLGGLRHRWEGGGVVLEEAFWLEPRPLLERLARGVPLLKGRVLAWEPPYLCLEGGERVRGEILVYAGGGRGAHLLGLGGRHVPGLVLTLLDYFPRAISYRVYLAGSALGGSYLPEGEGPDPPPPTEGEVAWLLEGAEALVGYRPQVASAWRGVRFRLPAQGEGLPYLFPVEGGYALTGLGSTGFLYAPLLAGRLAGKL; this is translated from the coding sequence TTGATGCGGGAAGCGGAGGTGGTGGTCCTGGGGGCCGGGGTGGCGGGGCTTACCCTGGCCCGCCTCCTTTGGGAAGGGGGGCGTTCCGTGCTGGTGGTGGCGGAGGCCCTGGGGGAGGCGAGCCGCCCCCCCGTGGCCTTGGTGAACCCCCTAAGGGGGCGGCGCTTCACCCTGGCGGAGGAGGGGGAGAGGGCCTTGGAGGCTGCCCTCGCCTTCTATGGGCGTTTTGTTTCCCTTCACCTCGAGGTCTACCGCCCGGTGCCTGAAAGGGAACGGGACCAGGTGGCCAAGCGGCTTGGGGGGCTTAGGCACCGCTGGGAGGGCGGGGGCGTGGTGCTGGAAGAGGCCTTTTGGCTGGAGCCCAGGCCCCTCCTGGAGCGCCTGGCCCGAGGGGTGCCCCTCCTAAAGGGGCGGGTTTTGGCCTGGGAGCCCCCTTACCTCTGCTTGGAGGGCGGGGAGAGGGTGCGGGGCGAGATCCTGGTCTACGCCGGGGGCGGGCGGGGGGCGCACCTCCTTGGCCTAGGGGGCCGGCACGTCCCGGGCCTGGTCCTCACCCTTTTGGACTACTTCCCCCGGGCCATAAGCTACCGGGTCTACCTGGCGGGAAGCGCCCTTGGGGGAAGCTACCTGCCCGAGGGGGAAGGCCCAGACCCCCCGCCCCCCACGGAGGGGGAGGTGGCGTGGCTTTTGGAGGGGGCGGAGGCCCTGGTGGGCTACCGGCCCCAGGTGGCCTCCGCCTGGCGGGGAGTCCGCTTCCGGCTTCCCGCTCAAGGGGAGGGTCTTCCTTACCTCTTTCCCGTGGAGGGAGGGTATGCCCTCACGGGCTTGGGCTCCACGGGCTTTTTGTATGCGCCCCTTTTGGCGGGACGGCTTGCGGGAAAGCTTTAG
- a CDS encoding SPW repeat protein translates to MTRWQDWANLVLGVWLILSPWLLGFSGIPSAMWNAVIVGVVVGLMALMHLRGGPLWEEWVNVLLGVWLILSPWILGFSGEANALWNALIVGVLVGALALSVTREKPKAA, encoded by the coding sequence ATGACGCGCTGGCAGGACTGGGCCAATCTTGTCCTGGGCGTATGGCTCATCCTCTCCCCGTGGCTTCTCGGCTTTAGCGGCATCCCTTCCGCCATGTGGAACGCCGTCATCGTGGGGGTGGTGGTGGGGCTTATGGCCCTCATGCACCTGAGGGGCGGCCCCTTGTGGGAGGAGTGGGTTAACGTCCTCTTGGGCGTGTGGCTCATCCTCTCCCCCTGGATCCTGGGGTTTAGCGGGGAGGCCAACGCCCTGTGGAACGCCCTCATCGTGGGCGTCCTGGTGGGGGCCTTGGCCCTAAGCGTCACCCGGGAGAAGCCCAAGGCGGCTTAA
- a CDS encoding molybdenum cofactor guanylyltransferase codes for MYSGAVLAGGRSRRFGEDKALFPYRGKPLLAWVLESLLGAEERFIVANRPYEGFGVPVYPDLLPGADSLSGLHSALAHAQNPWVAVAATDLPFLSRAYWDFLYEEALRSSFPVVVPVNPEGHLEPLMAFYHKDCLPQVERQIQEGDFLLRRVMEALGATLVAADEVVARFGREVFLNANRKEELP; via the coding sequence GTGTATAGCGGGGCGGTCCTGGCCGGGGGAAGGTCCCGGCGCTTTGGGGAAGACAAGGCCCTCTTCCCCTACCGGGGGAAGCCGCTATTGGCCTGGGTTTTGGAAAGCCTCTTGGGGGCGGAGGAGCGCTTCATCGTGGCCAACCGCCCTTACGAGGGCTTCGGCGTGCCCGTATACCCGGACCTCCTCCCGGGGGCGGACAGCCTTTCTGGGCTCCACTCGGCCTTGGCGCACGCCCAAAACCCCTGGGTGGCGGTGGCGGCCACGGACCTTCCCTTCCTTTCCCGGGCGTATTGGGACTTCCTTTATGAAGAGGCCCTCCGCTCCTCCTTCCCCGTGGTGGTGCCGGTGAACCCGGAGGGCCACCTGGAACCCCTCATGGCCTTTTACCACAAGGACTGCCTGCCCCAGGTGGAGAGGCAGATCCAGGAAGGGGATTTCCTCCTGCGAAGGGTGATGGAGGCCCTGGGGGCTACCCTCGTGGCGGCGGACGAGGTGGTGGCCCGGTTTGGGCGGGAGGTGTTTTTGAACGCCAACCGGAAGGAAGAGCTACCTTAG
- the miaB gene encoding tRNA (N6-isopentenyl adenosine(37)-C2)-methylthiotransferase MiaB yields MRAHIITYGCQMNEYDSHLVASELVSLGWELVDSVEEADFVLVNTCAVRGKPVEKVRSLLGQLRKEKERRGLLVGMMGCLAQLDEGQQMAKKFGVDILLGPGALTSLPEALKQNERFFDLTFRDDLLDYIPPPPKGALSAHVSIIRGCNHHCTYCIVPTTRGPEVSRHPDLILKEIELLKKAGVVEVTLLGQNVNSYGKDQPGYPSFAELLRMVGQMGIPRVRFLTSHPVNFTDDILEAIAETPAICRYIHLPVQSGSDRVLRRMAREYRRAHYLERIRRIRELLPDAVLSTDIIVGFPGETEEDFQETLSLYDEVGYDQAYMFIYSPRPGTPAYKHFQDLPREVKVERLQRLIEKQKEWSYRRNLEWVGKTVEVLVRGMAKEEGFVQGHDRGNHPVLIPAAQAPTPGLYQVEIKQATPHLLFGEVVGAREPAPIPLPVA; encoded by the coding sequence ATGCGCGCGCACATCATTACCTACGGTTGCCAGATGAACGAGTACGACTCCCACCTGGTGGCCAGCGAGCTGGTGAGCCTGGGGTGGGAGCTGGTGGACTCGGTGGAGGAGGCGGACTTCGTCCTGGTGAACACCTGCGCCGTGCGGGGCAAGCCCGTGGAGAAGGTGCGTTCCCTCTTGGGCCAGCTCCGCAAGGAGAAGGAGAGGCGAGGCCTCCTCGTGGGCATGATGGGCTGTCTGGCCCAGCTGGACGAGGGCCAGCAGATGGCCAAGAAGTTCGGCGTGGACATCCTCTTGGGCCCCGGGGCCCTCACCTCCTTGCCCGAGGCCCTGAAGCAGAACGAGCGCTTCTTTGACCTCACCTTCCGGGACGACCTCCTGGACTACATCCCCCCTCCTCCCAAGGGGGCCCTTTCCGCCCACGTGAGCATCATCCGCGGGTGCAACCACCACTGCACCTACTGCATCGTCCCCACCACCCGGGGCCCCGAGGTCTCCCGCCACCCGGACCTCATCCTGAAGGAGATTGAGCTTCTGAAAAAGGCGGGGGTGGTGGAGGTCACCCTCCTCGGCCAGAACGTGAACTCCTACGGCAAGGACCAGCCAGGCTACCCGAGCTTCGCCGAGCTTTTGCGCATGGTGGGGCAGATGGGCATCCCCAGGGTGCGGTTCCTCACGAGCCATCCGGTGAACTTCACCGACGACATCCTCGAGGCCATCGCCGAAACCCCCGCCATCTGCCGCTACATCCACCTCCCCGTGCAGTCGGGCTCGGACCGGGTGCTGAGGCGCATGGCCCGGGAGTATCGCCGGGCCCACTATCTGGAAAGGATCCGGCGCATCCGGGAGCTGTTGCCCGATGCCGTCCTTTCTACCGATATCATCGTGGGCTTCCCGGGGGAAACCGAGGAGGACTTCCAGGAAACCCTCTCCCTTTACGACGAGGTGGGCTACGACCAGGCCTACATGTTCATCTACTCCCCCCGCCCCGGCACCCCCGCCTACAAGCACTTCCAGGACCTGCCCCGGGAGGTAAAAGTGGAAAGGCTCCAGCGCCTCATTGAGAAGCAGAAGGAGTGGAGCTACCGCCGCAACCTGGAGTGGGTGGGGAAGACCGTGGAGGTCCTGGTGCGGGGCATGGCCAAGGAGGAGGGCTTTGTCCAGGGGCACGACCGGGGGAACCACCCGGTCCTCATCCCCGCTGCCCAAGCGCCCACCCCAGGCCTTTACCAGGTGGAGATCAAGCAGGCCACGCCCCACCTCCTCTTCGGCGAGGTGGTGGGGGCGAGGGAGCCCGCGCCCATTCCCCTGCCGGTGGCCTAA
- the lon gene encoding endopeptidase La produces the protein MKDALRLELPVLPLRNTVILPHTTTGVDVGRPKSKRAVEEALSADRLIFLGAQKDPEVDDPTPEDLYGVGTLAVVKQAMRLPDGTLQVMVEARNRVRLQDFVAAPYLRALGEVLPEPPLADAGLARVLVGEVQEAFERYLQNHKTLRLDRYQQEAIKSTLDPAILADLVAHHATWSLEEKQNLLETPEVEERLKKVLALLLRDLERFELDKKIAARVKEQMDQNQREYYLREQMKAIQKELGGGEDFLTEIEELRERIEKKGMPEPVKEKALKELRRLERMQPGSPEATVSRTYLDWLLDVPWTEADPELLDIAVTKQVLDEDHYGLKEVKERILEYLAVRQLTQGKEVRGHAPILCFVGPPGVGKTSLGKSIARSMNRRFHRISLGGVRDEAEIRGHRRTYIGALPGKIIQGMKQVGVVNPVFLLDEIDKLSSDWRGDPASALLEVLDPEQNHTFTDHYLDVPYDLSKVFFITTANTLSTIPRPLLDRMEVIEIPGYTLPEKRAIARHFRWPFQVKEAGLVGKLEITDAAIDRIVQEYTREAGVRNLDRELSKVARKAAKDYLEKPWEGVRVVEAKDLEAYLGVPKYRPDRAEKAPQVGAAQGLAWTPYGGALLTIEAVAVPGTGKVNLTGNLGEVMKESAHAALTYLRAHREEWGLPEGFHKDFDLHVHVPEGATPKDGPSAGITMATALASALTGRPVRMDIAMTGEITLRGKVLPIGGVKEKLLAAHQAGIHKVILPKENEAELKEVPEEILKDLEITFVEEVGEVLRLLLLPPPPPPVGAGDRPQPGAGA, from the coding sequence ATGAAGGACGCCTTGCGCCTAGAACTACCCGTTCTCCCCTTGCGGAACACCGTCATTCTGCCCCACACCACCACCGGGGTGGACGTGGGCCGCCCCAAGAGCAAGAGGGCGGTGGAGGAGGCTTTGTCCGCCGACCGCCTCATCTTCCTGGGGGCCCAGAAGGACCCGGAGGTGGACGACCCCACGCCCGAAGACCTCTACGGGGTGGGCACCCTGGCAGTGGTCAAGCAGGCCATGCGCCTCCCCGACGGCACCCTGCAGGTGATGGTGGAGGCCAGGAACCGGGTGCGCCTCCAGGATTTCGTGGCCGCCCCTTACCTGAGGGCCTTGGGCGAGGTCCTGCCCGAGCCTCCCTTGGCGGACGCGGGGCTCGCCCGCGTCCTGGTGGGGGAGGTGCAGGAGGCCTTTGAGCGCTACCTGCAAAACCACAAGACCCTGCGCCTGGACCGCTACCAGCAAGAGGCCATCAAAAGCACCCTGGACCCCGCCATCCTGGCGGACCTGGTGGCCCACCACGCCACCTGGTCCTTGGAGGAGAAACAGAACCTCCTGGAAACCCCGGAGGTGGAGGAACGGCTCAAAAAGGTCCTGGCCCTTCTCCTTCGCGACCTGGAGCGTTTTGAGTTGGACAAGAAGATCGCCGCCCGGGTCAAGGAGCAGATGGACCAGAACCAGCGGGAGTACTACCTCCGGGAGCAGATGAAAGCCATCCAGAAGGAACTCGGGGGCGGGGAGGACTTCCTAACCGAGATTGAAGAGCTTCGGGAGCGCATAGAGAAGAAGGGCATGCCCGAGCCCGTGAAGGAAAAAGCCCTCAAGGAGCTCAGGCGCCTGGAAAGGATGCAGCCCGGCTCCCCCGAGGCCACGGTAAGCCGCACCTACCTGGACTGGCTCCTGGACGTTCCCTGGACCGAAGCGGACCCCGAGCTCCTGGACATCGCCGTCACCAAGCAGGTTCTGGACGAGGACCACTACGGCCTCAAGGAGGTAAAGGAGCGCATCCTGGAGTACCTTGCGGTCCGCCAGCTCACCCAGGGCAAGGAGGTGCGGGGCCACGCCCCCATCCTCTGCTTCGTGGGGCCGCCGGGGGTGGGCAAGACCTCCTTGGGCAAGAGCATTGCCCGGAGCATGAACCGCAGGTTCCACCGCATCTCCTTGGGTGGGGTGCGGGACGAGGCGGAAATCAGGGGCCACCGCCGCACCTACATCGGGGCGCTTCCCGGCAAGATCATCCAGGGAATGAAGCAGGTGGGGGTGGTGAACCCCGTCTTCCTCCTGGACGAGATTGACAAGCTTTCCTCCGACTGGCGGGGGGACCCGGCCTCGGCCCTTTTGGAGGTCCTGGACCCCGAGCAGAACCACACCTTCACCGACCACTACCTGGACGTGCCCTACGACCTCTCCAAGGTCTTCTTCATCACCACGGCCAACACCCTTTCCACCATTCCCAGGCCCCTTCTGGACCGGATGGAGGTCATTGAAATCCCCGGGTACACCCTGCCGGAAAAGCGGGCCATCGCCCGCCACTTCCGCTGGCCCTTCCAGGTGAAGGAGGCGGGGCTTGTGGGGAAGCTGGAAATCACCGACGCCGCCATTGACCGCATCGTGCAGGAATACACCCGGGAGGCGGGGGTGCGCAACCTGGACCGGGAGCTCTCCAAGGTGGCCCGCAAGGCGGCCAAAGACTACTTGGAAAAGCCTTGGGAAGGGGTGCGGGTGGTGGAGGCGAAGGACCTCGAGGCCTACCTGGGCGTGCCCAAGTACCGCCCCGATCGGGCGGAAAAGGCCCCGCAGGTGGGGGCGGCCCAGGGCCTGGCCTGGACGCCCTATGGGGGTGCCCTCCTCACCATTGAGGCGGTGGCCGTTCCCGGTACGGGCAAAGTCAACCTCACGGGCAACCTAGGAGAGGTGATGAAGGAATCGGCTCACGCCGCCCTCACCTACCTCCGGGCCCACCGGGAGGAGTGGGGCCTGCCCGAGGGCTTCCACAAGGACTTTGACCTGCACGTGCACGTGCCGGAAGGGGCCACGCCCAAGGATGGCCCCTCCGCCGGCATCACCATGGCCACCGCCCTGGCCAGCGCCCTCACGGGCCGCCCGGTGCGCATGGACATCGCCATGACCGGGGAGATCACCCTGAGGGGCAAGGTGCTCCCCATCGGCGGGGTAAAGGAAAAGCTCCTCGCCGCCCATCAGGCGGGCATCCACAAGGTAATCCTGCCCAAGGAAAACGAGGCCGAGCTCAAGGAGGTACCGGAGGAAATCCTCAAGGACCTGGAGATCACCTTCGTGGAGGAGGTGGGGGAGGTCTTAAGGCTCCTCCTCCTGCCCCCTCCTCCCCCGCCCGTGGGCGCAGGGGACCGGCCGCAGCCGGGGGCAGGGGCCTAA
- the pyrR gene encoding bifunctional pyr operon transcriptional regulator/uracil phosphoribosyltransferase PyrR, protein MRFKAELMNAEEMRRALYRIAHEIVEANKGVEGLALIGIHTRGIPLAERIARYILEFEGKEVPVGTLDITLYRDDLTEIGVRPKVRETRIPFDLTGRAVVLVDDVLYTGRTARAALDALMDLGRPKRIYLAVLVDRGHRELPIRADFVGKNVPTAKSEVVKVKVQEVDGEDRVELWEREGL, encoded by the coding sequence GTGCGCTTTAAGGCGGAACTCATGAACGCCGAGGAGATGCGCCGGGCCCTTTACCGCATCGCCCACGAGATCGTGGAGGCCAACAAGGGCGTGGAAGGCCTGGCCCTCATCGGCATCCATACAAGGGGCATCCCCTTGGCGGAGCGCATCGCCCGGTACATTTTGGAGTTTGAGGGGAAGGAGGTGCCCGTGGGCACCCTGGACATCACCCTCTACCGGGACGACCTCACGGAGATCGGGGTGAGGCCCAAGGTGCGGGAAACCCGCATCCCCTTTGACCTCACGGGCAGGGCGGTGGTCCTGGTGGACGATGTCCTCTACACGGGCCGCACCGCCCGCGCCGCCTTGGACGCCCTCATGGACCTGGGCCGCCCCAAGCGCATCTACCTGGCGGTGCTCGTGGACCGGGGGCACCGGGAACTGCCCATCCGCGCGGACTTCGTGGGCAAAAACGTCCCCACCGCCAAAAGCGAGGTGGTGAAGGTGAAGGTCCAGGAGGTGGACGGGGAGGACCGGGTGGAGCTTTGGGAAAGGGAGGGCCTATGA
- a CDS encoding aspartate carbamoyltransferase catalytic subunit, whose amino-acid sequence MRHLLDFQGWTRAQVENLLDTARVMREVLERPVKKVPALQGFTVATVFFEPSTRTRISFELAARRMSADVVSFAAATSSLQKGESYKDTLLTLEAMGIDAYVIRADAAGVPHQATRWVKGAVINGGDGRRAHPTQALLDAYTLLEALGSLEGKKVAIVGDILHSRVARSNAELLPLLGAEVWCAGPPSLLPEALPGARLTPNLGEALEEADAVMVLRLQKERMEAGLVHLDDYIARYQVTERRLRLAKPQAPLLHPGPMNRDVELEGVLADSDRSLVNRQVQNGVAVRMAVLYHLLVGREGA is encoded by the coding sequence ATGAGGCACCTCCTGGACTTCCAAGGCTGGACCCGAGCCCAGGTGGAAAACCTCCTGGACACCGCCCGGGTCATGCGGGAGGTTTTGGAGAGGCCGGTGAAGAAGGTGCCCGCCCTCCAGGGGTTCACCGTGGCCACCGTTTTCTTTGAGCCCTCCACCCGGACCCGCATCTCCTTTGAGCTGGCGGCGAGGCGCATGTCGGCGGACGTGGTTTCCTTCGCCGCCGCCACCAGCAGCCTCCAGAAGGGGGAAAGCTACAAGGACACCCTCCTCACCCTCGAGGCCATGGGCATAGACGCCTACGTCATCCGCGCCGACGCCGCCGGGGTGCCCCACCAGGCCACCCGGTGGGTGAAGGGGGCGGTCATCAACGGGGGGGATGGGCGCCGGGCCCACCCCACCCAGGCCCTCCTGGACGCCTACACCCTCCTGGAGGCCCTGGGTAGCTTGGAGGGGAAGAAGGTGGCCATCGTGGGGGACATCCTCCACTCCCGGGTCGCCCGCTCCAACGCCGAGCTTCTGCCGCTTCTGGGGGCGGAGGTGTGGTGCGCCGGCCCCCCAAGCCTCCTGCCCGAGGCCCTGCCCGGGGCGAGGCTCACCCCCAACCTGGGGGAAGCCCTGGAGGAGGCGGATGCCGTGATGGTGCTCAGGCTGCAGAAAGAGCGCATGGAAGCGGGCCTCGTTCACCTGGACGACTACATCGCCCGCTACCAGGTGACGGAAAGGAGGCTTCGCCTGGCCAAGCCCCAGGCCCCCCTCCTCCACCCGGGCCCCATGAACCGGGACGTGGAGCTGGAGGGCGTCTTGGCGGACTCGGATAGGAGCCTGGTGAACCGGCAGGTGCAAAACGGCGTGGCGGTGCGCATGGCGGTGCTCTACCACCTCCTGGTGGGAAGGGAGGGGGCATGA
- a CDS encoding sulfite exporter TauE/SafE family protein, giving the protein MSLLIGFLGGAFGGLVGLGGGTVMIPLMVGVLRLSQHKAHGTSLVAVFFTGLVGAFTYGLQGSLNLKAAFFLALTAILTARLGARYAHSLPEAELKRAFGWFLVAVSFLLLLRPYLAPMGLVRGEVLEDLTLLLAGGFTGFLSGMMGVGGGTIMVPAMVLLLGMPQHTAQGTSLLAMVPASLVGAYTHLRLGNVESALALGLVPGVLVGTFLGGELAHFLPEGALRVVFAAVLLWTGWRYLRPSGKAK; this is encoded by the coding sequence ATGAGCCTCCTCATCGGCTTTCTGGGCGGGGCGTTTGGGGGTTTGGTGGGCCTTGGGGGGGGCACGGTGATGATCCCCCTCATGGTGGGCGTCCTCCGGCTTTCCCAGCACAAGGCCCACGGCACGAGCCTGGTGGCCGTTTTCTTCACCGGGCTGGTGGGGGCCTTCACCTACGGCCTCCAAGGCTCCTTGAACCTCAAAGCGGCCTTTTTCCTAGCCCTCACCGCCATCCTCACCGCCCGCCTGGGGGCCCGCTACGCCCACAGCCTCCCGGAAGCGGAGCTCAAGCGGGCCTTCGGTTGGTTTTTGGTGGCCGTGAGCTTCCTCCTTCTCCTTAGGCCCTACCTGGCCCCTATGGGCCTGGTGCGGGGGGAGGTCCTGGAGGACCTCACCCTCCTCTTGGCGGGAGGCTTCACCGGGTTCCTCTCGGGAATGATGGGGGTGGGCGGGGGGACCATCATGGTGCCGGCCATGGTCCTCCTCCTGGGCATGCCCCAGCACACCGCCCAGGGCACCAGCCTCCTCGCCATGGTTCCGGCGAGCCTGGTGGGGGCCTACACCCACCTGCGCCTGGGGAACGTGGAAAGCGCCCTCGCCCTGGGCCTCGTGCCCGGGGTTTTGGTGGGGACCTTCCTCGGGGGGGAGCTCGCCCACTTCCTGCCCGAAGGGGCCTTGCGGGTGGTCTTCGCCGCCGTCCTCCTCTGGACGGGGTGGCGGTACCTTCGCCCCTCGGGGAAAGCAAAGTAA